From one Catenuloplanes nepalensis genomic stretch:
- the folE gene encoding GTP cyclohydrolase I FolE: protein MDYLAARLVDGKLTGTPVEDAVDLPRIEAAVREILIALGEDPERDGLKKTPARVARAYAELFAGLRVDPAAVLTTTFEANHEELVLVRDIDVMSLCEHHLLPFHGVAHIGYIPGPHGRITGLSKLARLVEVFARRPQVQERLTSQIADLLTEKLAPRGVIVVMECEHMCMAMRGIQKSGSKTITSAVRGGLQTDAKSRAEAMSLILGRV from the coding sequence TTGGACTATCTCGCGGCACGGCTCGTCGACGGCAAGCTCACCGGCACGCCCGTCGAGGACGCCGTCGACCTGCCCCGGATCGAGGCCGCGGTCCGGGAGATCCTGATCGCGCTCGGCGAGGACCCGGAGCGGGACGGGCTGAAGAAGACCCCGGCCCGCGTGGCACGTGCCTACGCCGAGCTGTTCGCCGGTCTCCGCGTCGACCCCGCGGCGGTGCTCACCACCACGTTCGAGGCCAACCACGAGGAGTTGGTGCTGGTCCGCGACATCGACGTGATGTCGCTCTGCGAGCACCACCTGCTGCCGTTCCACGGCGTCGCGCACATCGGCTACATCCCCGGCCCGCACGGCCGGATCACCGGCCTGTCCAAGCTGGCCCGGCTGGTCGAGGTCTTCGCCCGCCGCCCCCAGGTGCAGGAGCGGCTCACCTCACAGATCGCCGACCTGCTCACCGAGAAGCTCGCGCCGCGCGGCGTCATCGTGGTGATGGAGTGCGAGCACATGTGCATGGCGATGCGCGGCATCCAGAAGTCCGGATCCAAGACCATCACCTCCGCGGTACGCGGTGGACTCCAGACCGACGCCAAGTCCCGCGCCGAGGCGATGAGCCTGATCCTGGGCCGGGTCTGA
- the ftsH gene encoding ATP-dependent zinc metalloprotease FtsH encodes MERTRFFRRPVIWIILVIAAAIAASSFFTGGPSYHRVETSVALDRLNEGNIKNAVYEDKEQTLQLELNGKTAFGDTTTDRIETQVPYEVSDDIWAAVVQAKAAGKITGTIDAKVTRDSVLLTLLLNLLPILILVVLLLLFMSQMQGGGSRVLNFGKSKAKMITKDTPKTTFSDVAGADEAVEELHEIKDFLQNPSKYQALGAKIPKGVLLFGPPGTGKTLLARAVAGEAGVPFYSISGSDFVEMFVGVGASRVRDLFEQAKANAPAIVFVDEIDAVGRHRGAGMGGGHDEREQTLNQLLVEMDGFDTKGGVILIAATNRPDILDPALLRPGRFDRQIAVDAPDMEGRKAILRVHGKGKPFTPDVDLDAVARRTPGFSGADLANVINEAALLTARHEKRAISNEYLEESIDRVIAGPERKTRAMSDGEKKITAYHEGGHALVAWALPHSAPVHKVTILPRGRSLGHTLVLPTEDKYTQTRAEMIDTLAYALGGRAAEELVFHEPTTGAGNDIEKASGLARAMITQYGMSSKLGAVKYGTSGDEPFLGRTMGHERDYSDSVAAEIDGEVRALIELAHDEAWEILVEYRDVLDSMVLELMEKETISQADMARICARVQKRPPMAPYNGFGKRRPSTDPPILTPAEKEKLKAQAASDGAEATVGSGPASPESNNSDGTH; translated from the coding sequence ATGGAACGCACGCGTTTCTTCCGCCGCCCGGTGATCTGGATCATTCTGGTGATCGCCGCCGCGATCGCCGCCAGCTCCTTCTTCACGGGCGGCCCCAGTTATCACCGGGTCGAGACATCGGTCGCACTCGACAGACTCAACGAGGGCAACATCAAGAATGCCGTCTACGAGGACAAGGAGCAGACGCTCCAGCTCGAGCTGAACGGCAAGACCGCCTTCGGGGACACCACGACCGACCGGATCGAGACCCAGGTCCCGTACGAGGTCAGTGACGACATCTGGGCCGCCGTGGTCCAGGCCAAGGCCGCCGGCAAGATCACCGGCACGATCGACGCCAAGGTCACGCGCGACAGCGTCCTACTGACGCTGCTGCTGAACCTGCTGCCGATCCTCATCCTCGTCGTTCTTCTGCTGCTGTTCATGTCGCAGATGCAGGGCGGCGGCTCGCGGGTGCTCAACTTCGGCAAGTCCAAGGCCAAGATGATCACCAAGGACACGCCGAAGACGACGTTCTCGGACGTCGCCGGCGCGGACGAGGCCGTCGAGGAACTGCACGAGATCAAGGACTTCCTGCAGAACCCGTCGAAGTACCAGGCACTGGGCGCCAAGATCCCGAAGGGCGTGCTGCTCTTCGGCCCGCCCGGTACCGGTAAGACGCTGCTGGCCCGCGCGGTCGCCGGCGAGGCCGGCGTCCCGTTCTACTCGATCTCCGGCTCGGACTTCGTCGAGATGTTCGTCGGCGTCGGTGCCTCCCGCGTCCGCGACCTGTTCGAGCAGGCCAAGGCGAACGCGCCGGCCATCGTCTTCGTCGACGAGATCGACGCGGTCGGCCGGCACCGCGGCGCCGGCATGGGCGGCGGTCACGACGAGCGCGAGCAGACGCTCAACCAGCTGCTCGTCGAGATGGACGGCTTCGACACCAAGGGCGGCGTCATCCTGATCGCCGCGACCAACCGGCCGGACATCCTGGACCCGGCGCTGCTGCGCCCCGGCCGCTTCGACCGCCAGATCGCGGTGGACGCGCCCGACATGGAGGGTCGCAAGGCCATCCTCCGGGTGCACGGCAAGGGCAAGCCGTTCACGCCGGACGTCGACCTCGACGCGGTCGCGCGGCGCACGCCCGGCTTCTCGGGCGCGGACCTGGCCAACGTGATCAACGAGGCGGCGCTGCTGACCGCGCGGCACGAGAAGCGGGCGATCTCGAACGAGTACCTGGAAGAGTCGATCGACCGGGTGATCGCGGGACCGGAGCGCAAGACCCGTGCGATGAGCGACGGCGAGAAGAAGATCACCGCGTACCACGAGGGTGGGCACGCGCTGGTCGCCTGGGCGCTGCCGCACTCCGCGCCGGTGCACAAGGTGACGATCCTGCCGCGCGGCCGCTCGCTCGGTCACACGCTGGTCCTGCCGACCGAGGACAAGTACACGCAGACGCGCGCCGAGATGATCGACACCCTGGCGTACGCGCTGGGTGGCCGCGCCGCGGAGGAACTCGTCTTCCACGAGCCCACCACCGGCGCCGGCAACGACATCGAGAAGGCGTCCGGCCTGGCCCGCGCCATGATCACGCAGTACGGCATGAGTTCGAAGCTCGGCGCGGTCAAGTACGGCACCAGCGGCGACGAGCCGTTCCTGGGCCGCACCATGGGCCACGAGCGCGACTACTCCGACTCGGTCGCGGCGGAGATCGACGGCGAGGTGCGGGCGCTCATCGAGCTCGCGCACGACGAGGCGTGGGAGATCCTGGTCGAATACCGGGACGTGCTGGACAGCATGGTGCTGGAGCTGATGGAGAAGGAGACCATCTCCCAGGCCGACATGGCCCGCATCTGCGCCCGCGTGCAGAAGCGCCCGCCGATGGCGCCGTACAACGGCTTCGGCAAGCGCCGCCCCTCCACCGACCCGCCGATCCTCACCCCGGCGGAGAAGGAGAAGCTCAAGGCGCAGGCCGCGTCGGACGGCGCCGAGGCGACCGTCGGATCCGGCCCGGCGTCCCCGGAGTCGAACAACTCGGACGGCACGCACTGA
- the hpt gene encoding hypoxanthine phosphoribosyltransferase produces the protein MADGSWYDADIERVIISEQQIRDRIAELAKQVSADHADAADGVLLVCVLKGAVMFMADFARELGRLGPSSEMEFMAVSSYGQGTTSSGVVRILKDLDRDIAGRHVIVVEDIVDSGLTLSWLLKYLESRGAASIEVVALFRKPEAIKVPVEVRYVGFDIPSEFVVGYGLDFAERYREMPYVGVLKPEVYARS, from the coding sequence ATGGCTGACGGGTCCTGGTACGACGCGGACATCGAACGCGTGATCATCTCTGAGCAGCAGATCCGCGACAGGATCGCGGAGCTGGCCAAGCAGGTCTCCGCCGACCACGCCGACGCGGCGGACGGCGTGCTGCTGGTGTGCGTGCTGAAGGGCGCCGTGATGTTCATGGCGGACTTCGCACGCGAGCTGGGCCGCCTCGGCCCGTCCAGCGAGATGGAGTTCATGGCCGTTTCCTCCTACGGGCAGGGCACCACCTCGTCCGGCGTGGTCCGCATCCTCAAGGACCTGGACCGCGACATCGCCGGCCGGCACGTGATCGTGGTCGAGGACATCGTCGACTCCGGCCTCACGCTCTCCTGGCTGCTGAAGTACCTGGAGTCGCGCGGCGCCGCCTCGATCGAGGTGGTCGCGCTGTTCCGCAAGCCGGAAGCGATCAAGGTCCCGGTCGAGGTGCGCTACGTCGGCTTCGACATCCCGAGCGAGTTCGTGGTCGGCTACGGGCTGGACTTCGCGGAGCGCTACCGCGAGATGCCGTACGTCGGAGTGCTCAAGCCCGAGGTCTACGCGCGCTCCTGA
- the tilS gene encoding tRNA lysidine(34) synthetase TilS, translated as MARIAPPVAEMRVAVRRALTGFPPDGLVLTACSGGADSLALAAAVAFVAPRLGLRAGLVTVDHRLQDGSGDRAAAVAGWAREAGLDPVEVAAVTVAGRPGGPEAAAREARYAALAEAARRHDAVAVLVGHTRDDQAETVLLALARGAGIKGLAGMRERRPLPGADDVLLVRPLLEITREQTHKACVALGLHPWSDPHNADPAYARSRVRADALPALVAALGPRVVGNLARTAGLLAADSAALDGLARTALAEARGSGGGGLRVGTLSGLDPAIRSRVLHLWARELGAPGTALSQRHVSALDALVVDWHGQGSAYLPGGIAVRRSGDALAAVTTDTEVDQIG; from the coding sequence ATGGCTCGGATAGCGCCGCCGGTCGCGGAGATGCGGGTGGCGGTGCGTCGCGCCCTGACCGGCTTCCCCCCTGATGGACTGGTGCTCACGGCGTGCTCCGGCGGCGCCGACTCGCTCGCGCTGGCCGCGGCCGTCGCGTTCGTCGCGCCGCGGCTGGGCCTGCGCGCCGGCCTGGTCACGGTCGACCACCGGCTGCAGGACGGCTCCGGCGACCGGGCCGCGGCCGTGGCCGGCTGGGCCCGCGAGGCCGGGCTGGACCCGGTCGAGGTCGCGGCCGTGACGGTCGCGGGCCGGCCGGGCGGTCCGGAGGCGGCCGCGCGGGAGGCCCGCTACGCCGCGCTGGCCGAGGCCGCGCGCCGGCACGACGCCGTCGCGGTGCTGGTCGGCCACACCCGGGACGACCAGGCCGAGACCGTGCTGCTGGCACTCGCGCGCGGCGCCGGGATAAAGGGCCTGGCCGGTATGCGGGAGCGCCGGCCGCTGCCCGGCGCGGACGACGTGCTGCTGGTCCGGCCGCTGCTGGAGATCACCCGAGAGCAGACGCACAAGGCCTGCGTGGCGCTCGGCCTGCACCCGTGGTCCGACCCGCACAACGCGGATCCGGCGTACGCGCGCAGCCGGGTCCGGGCCGACGCGCTCCCCGCGCTGGTCGCGGCGCTCGGCCCGCGCGTGGTCGGCAACCTGGCGCGCACGGCCGGGCTGCTGGCGGCGGACTCCGCCGCGCTGGACGGACTGGCGAGGACCGCGCTGGCCGAGGCGCGCGGCTCCGGCGGGGGCGGACTCCGGGTGGGGACGCTCTCCGGGCTGGACCCCGCGATACGCAGCCGGGTGCTGCACCTCTGGGCGCGTGAGCTGGGCGCGCCCGGCACCGCGCTGTCGCAGCGGCACGTGTCCGCACTGGACGCGCTGGTGGTGGACTGGCACGGGCAGGGCTCGGCCTACCTCCCCGGTGGGATCGCGGTACGCCGTTCCGGTGACGCGCTGGCAGCCGTGACCACCGACACAGAAGTCGATCAAATCGGGTGA
- the dacB gene encoding D-alanyl-D-alanine carboxypeptidase/D-alanyl-D-alanine endopeptidase, whose protein sequence is MAPWRSRKVLAGAGAAVLVLVLVLVVVLAGRPGAVEEPVAAPTTAGPAAEPPPQPVLAANTDTAPMPSVAAVEAAIGPLVTNGELGPGMHVSVLDVATGAELYGYQQADPATPASTTKLVTAAASLAARGTGHRIPTRVVAGSAPGEIVLIGGGDPTLAIGETAAYEDAARLDTLAEQVKKALGNAEVSRVVVDSSLFTGALTGPGWDSDAVSAGYGAPITALMTDGARVNPKATGGARRHTAPDLAAGRAFAALLGKNVTVTSGRQPGGGTPATPAGTGSSAAAVTGPAPGTELGRVESPTMLRLVEVMLTESDNVLAEALARQVAIAGGRPASFEGAAAATRDLIAGLGLPVDGFGLTDGSGLSRDNEISPALLTSLVRLAADGSHPELGAMFAGLPVGGWSGTLDTRFRDPAPPESRGGAGAVRAKTGSLDGVNALAGVLTTADGRLLAFALLADEVPYQKVSKWQAEWKLDRIASVLAACGC, encoded by the coding sequence GTGGCGCCGTGGCGGTCGCGGAAGGTGCTGGCCGGGGCCGGCGCGGCGGTCCTGGTGCTGGTGCTCGTGCTCGTGGTGGTGCTGGCCGGGCGGCCGGGCGCGGTGGAGGAGCCGGTGGCGGCGCCGACCACGGCGGGACCGGCCGCGGAGCCGCCGCCGCAGCCGGTGCTGGCGGCGAACACGGACACCGCGCCGATGCCGTCGGTGGCGGCGGTCGAGGCCGCGATCGGGCCGCTCGTGACCAACGGTGAGCTCGGGCCGGGCATGCACGTGTCGGTGCTGGACGTGGCGACCGGTGCCGAGTTGTACGGCTACCAGCAGGCCGATCCGGCCACGCCCGCGTCGACGACGAAGCTGGTCACGGCCGCGGCGTCGCTGGCGGCGCGCGGGACCGGTCATCGGATCCCGACGCGCGTGGTGGCCGGGTCCGCGCCCGGCGAGATCGTGCTGATCGGCGGCGGCGACCCGACGCTGGCGATCGGCGAGACCGCGGCGTACGAGGACGCGGCGCGCCTGGACACGCTGGCCGAGCAGGTCAAGAAGGCGCTGGGCAACGCCGAGGTGTCCCGGGTGGTGGTGGACTCGTCGCTGTTCACCGGCGCGCTCACCGGCCCGGGCTGGGACTCGGACGCGGTGTCCGCGGGCTACGGCGCACCGATCACCGCGTTGATGACGGACGGCGCCCGGGTCAATCCGAAGGCGACCGGCGGCGCGCGGCGGCACACCGCACCGGACCTGGCCGCGGGCCGGGCGTTCGCGGCACTGCTGGGGAAGAACGTGACGGTGACGAGCGGGCGGCAGCCGGGCGGCGGCACTCCGGCGACGCCGGCCGGCACCGGGTCCTCGGCCGCGGCGGTGACCGGGCCGGCGCCCGGGACCGAGCTGGGCCGGGTGGAGTCGCCGACCATGCTGCGTCTGGTCGAGGTGATGCTGACCGAGAGCGACAACGTACTGGCGGAGGCGCTGGCCCGGCAGGTGGCGATCGCGGGCGGCAGGCCGGCCTCGTTCGAGGGCGCGGCGGCGGCGACGCGGGACCTGATCGCCGGGCTCGGCCTGCCGGTGGACGGTTTCGGGCTGACCGACGGCAGCGGGCTGTCCCGGGACAACGAGATCAGCCCCGCGCTGCTGACGTCGCTGGTCCGGCTGGCCGCGGACGGGTCGCACCCGGAGCTGGGCGCGATGTTCGCCGGGCTGCCGGTGGGCGGCTGGTCGGGCACGCTGGACACCCGGTTCCGGGACCCGGCGCCGCCGGAGTCACGCGGCGGAGCCGGAGCGGTGCGGGCCAAGACCGGCTCGCTGGACGGCGTCAACGCGCTGGCCGGCGTGCTCACCACGGCGGACGGGCGGCTGCTGGCGTTCGCGCTGCTGGCCGACGAGGTGCCGTATCAGAAGGTGAGCAAGTGGCAGGCGGAGTGGAAACTCGACCGGATCGCGTCCGTGCTCGCCGCCTGCGGGTGCTGA